From Quercus lobata isolate SW786 chromosome 1, ValleyOak3.0 Primary Assembly, whole genome shotgun sequence, one genomic window encodes:
- the LOC115975402 gene encoding uncharacterized protein LOC115975402: protein MKKSGGAEKKRVRRSSAAIQNGSRDPNSDTPPRKQAAQKDVYQLFAEKVRDHKDLVSRWAVLQETRVEYFRGKDFVSFLRNHPELKDILETDKNLEADDIANALLRKNLLARCDRVVKTVRPGKKKLSTWPAHLEIFPDQIFSEVDAFFAWTFVKRRPLWQTLLSFFWPVLTLAICLFPVYPHRCKILILYSCAGVLALILSLLLVRATVFGALYIVLGKRVWFFPNILAEEATLRELFRFWPKKDEEERPKWTTRLFYAVVAVLVILLLRHHAPDEAARARYQKRVSNIIDDVLEWSPRLALSGMMEKQPTVINATEQNDSFSDADKTSPEEGVPPSSKVEETDTEQYEAEVIENVEDADQHRHDDHI from the exons atGAAGAAGTCTGGAGGTGCAGAGAAGAAAAGGGTCCGAAGATCTTCAGCTGCCATCCAAAACGGTTCCAGAGATCCCAACTCAGATACCCCACCTAGG aAACAAGCTGCTCAGAAGGATGTGTATCAGCTGTTTGCTGAGAAGGTTAGAGACCATAAGGATTTGGTGTCTAGATGGGCTGTTTTACAGGAGACGCGTGTTGAGTACTTTAGAGGGAAGGATTTTGTTAGCTTTTTGAGAAATCATCCAGAGCTCAAAGATATTCTAGAAACAGATAAGAATCTAGAAGCTGACGATATTGCTAATGCTTTGTTAAGAAAGAATCTTTTAGCCCGTTGTGATCGTGTGGTGAAAACTGTTCGTCCTGGGAAGAAAAAATTGTCTACATGGCCAGCACATTTAGAGATTTTTCCG GATCAAATATTTTCTGAAGTTGATGCCTTTTTCGCATGGACATTTGTAAAAAGGAGGCCTCTTTGGCAGActcttctctcatttttctGGCCTGTGTTGACACTAGCAATTTGCTTGTTTCCTGTGTATCCCCATCGGTGCAAGATACTAATACTCTACTCTTGCGCAGGCGTTTTAGCGCTTATCCTCTCACTACTTTTGG TGAGAGCTACTGTCTTTGGTGCTCTTTACATCGTTCTTGGAAAACGTGTTTGGTTTTTCCCTAACATTCTTGCTGAGGAAGCAACATTGCGAGAATTATTCCGTTTCTGGCCCAAGAAAGACGAGGAGGAGCGACCCAAGTGGACGACAAGGCTTTTCTATGCAGTAGTAGCTGTTCTGGTCATATTACTGCTGAGGCACCATGCTCCTGATGAGGCTGCTAGAGCAAG GTATCAAAAGCGGGTATCAAACATAATTGATGATGTTCTCGAGTGGTCTCCTAGATTGGCCCTGTCTGGGATGATGGAGAAGCAGCCAACTGTGATAAACGCCACTGAGCAAAATGACAGTTTTTCAGATGCCGACAAAACAAGTCCAGAGGAAGGGGTTCCACCCAGCAGCAAAGTTGAAGAAACCGACACAGAACAGTATGAGGCAGAAGTTATTGAAAATGTAGAAGATGCTGATCAACATAGACATGATGATCACATATGA